Genomic window (Paenibacillus sp. PK3_47):
AAAAGTATCATTAGCCTCTGTGAGCAGAATAAGCTGATCGCCGTGCTGGAGGTACATGATGCTACAGGCAGTGACAGCCTCACGGATTTGAACAACGCAGTAAACTATTGGATCAGTATAAAGAATGCTCTTATCGGCAAAGAAGACCGTGTAATCATTAATATAGCCAACGAGTGGTACGGAACCTGGGATGGCCCGGCATGGGCTAACGGCTACAAGCAAGCCATCCCTAAATTACGCAGTGCAGGGCTCAATCATACGCTTATTGTCGACTCCGCAGGCTGGGGGCAATATCCGGATTCGGTCATCAATTACGGAACAGAAGTCTTGAATTCGGATACCTTGAAGAATACCATTTTCTCCATCCACATGTATGAATATGCCGGCGGCAATGCAGCGACGGTTAAGGCCAATATCGACGGAGTAATAAACAAGAATCTGGCACTCATTATCGGTGAATTTGGCGGACAGCATACGAATGGGGATGTGGACGAGGCAACCATTATGAGCTATTCCCAGCAGAAGGGCGTCGGCTGGCTCGCCTGGTCCTGGAAGGGAAACAGCAGTGACTTGTCCTATCTTGATATGACCAACGATTGGGCAGGCACCTCGCTCACTTCCTTCGGGAATACTGTTGTGAACGGCAGCTATGGCATTAAAGCAACATCCGTACTCAGCAGTGTGTTCGGCGGCACGGCTCCGACGCCAAGCCCATCCGCGACGCCGGGGCCGACTGCTGTTCCAACACCAGCTCCGACGCCCCTTCCTACACCAACGCCTTCTCCGGGAGGTGCAGCTACGACCTTATACGATTTTGAATCCGGAACC
Coding sequences:
- a CDS encoding glycoside hydrolase family 5 protein, with amino-acid sequence MITRKWSIILTVFLLVCSLIGLHPKNAQAASGFYVSGTKLMDAAGQPFVMRGVNHAHTWYKDQLSAAIPAIAKTGANTVRIVLSDGHKWTLDDVNAVKSIISLCEQNKLIAVLEVHDATGSDSLTDLNNAVNYWISIKNALIGKEDRVIINIANEWYGTWDGPAWANGYKQAIPKLRSAGLNHTLIVDSAGWGQYPDSVINYGTEVLNSDTLKNTIFSIHMYEYAGGNAATVKANIDGVINKNLALIIGEFGGQHTNGDVDEATIMSYSQQKGVGWLAWSWKGNSSDLSYLDMTNDWAGTSLTSFGNTVVNGSYGIKATSVLSSVFGGTAPTPSPSATPGPTAVPTPAPTPLPTPTPSPGGAATTLYDFESGTSGWSGSSITGGPWVTSEWKAAGTQSLKADVYFSSGSAHSLYITGNQNLSGKSSLKATVKHAAWGSFGSGISAKLYVKTGSGWTWYDGGSAQINSSGYTLTLPLSSIPNLSSVKEIGVEFRAASNSSGQSAIYVDKVTVQ